DNA from Arthrobacter sp. FW305-BF8:
TCTTCCAGATCATTGAAAATTCAGAGGACATAGACGAAGCAATCCGTCGGGTGGGTCAGCTGCTGGGGGTGGGAGAGTTGGGCAGCCGGGCAGTCCTCGACCTGCAGGCCAGAAGATTCACCCGAGACCAGCGTCAGGCCATCGCTTCGTATGCAGAAGAACTTAGATCAAGGTTGCCTGATGGCCGCTGAAAACTTCTTGTTCTTGGTCGATCCCTGGTTCCTCGATCGAATGCGTCCGGATTAGTTGCCGGTAAACGTGGCGCGGCTCAGCCATCCGACTTGGCCGGCTTTCCCCTTGGTGGAGTAGCCCAAGGAGCCGAGTGGCGAGGGTGTATTTCACCCGGTGGCCCTTCTCCGCGGCCGCGGCCGCGGTGCCGAGACCGATGAACAGGTGGGATTTACCGGTCCGGAGTCTCCGATGAGGCCCAGGGACGGGCCCTTGCGCGGGCCCAGGCCCTGCCTGCTGCCACAACCTGGCAGACGGGCTACATCGCGCGAAGCCCAGCGGCCTGCAGCGGCCTCGGGGAGGATGGCGTCAGTTAGCTTTGCTGCGCCCTGCGTTCGCACACATACGCTCGAGAACGCTGACAGCCATGGCGTATTCATCGGCTCCAACACCTGCCGTGCGGTCGCCCCGCGCCGCCTCCACCAAACCCGTCGCCTTGGTGTGCAGTGCGCTGCCCGAGTTGGTGAGCACCAGGAGGCCGTCCTGCAGGAACACCAGCTTTCGTTGAACAAGCGATGCCATGTCCTGTTCGTGGGCGCCCATGCCGTCAGCCTGCGTGAAGGGGCGCAGGGCATTGCCACGGCCGCAGGTGTGGCCGGACCAGAGCTGAGCGTGTTGAGGACCTGCCACTGGCGCCTGGTCAGGCGCAGCCCGGCGAGAGTGGCATCGAGCAACGACTCCAGTGCCGCATCCAGCTGCTTCACCCAATATCCGACAGACCTAATCGCCAAGCCATCGTGGCAGGCCTCAGTGACCCAAACCCACCCCTGCCCCCCGCCGTCGGTCGGCTGCCCGGAACAAGCCAGAAGTGTCAGGTTGAAATCTCGGACCTTCGCAAGGGTGTGTCACGCGCCGACCAGAGCGAACACGCGGGCTGGACTGCCGGTTCCACCAACAATCGGCAGCGGGGCGACGATCAGTCCTGCGCCCGCTGCTGGCAGCTGCGTCAGGTTCCGCAGCGAAGTGACGCCATACTTGTCGTTTCCCAGCAGGTAGTGGTGGGCCGG
Protein-coding regions in this window:
- a CDS encoding DNA gyrase subunit A, yielding MDEDEWQTRQQLMIHDALAQAMDRRDEVFQIIENSEDIDEAIRRVGQLLGVGELGSRAVLDLQARRFTRDQRQAIASYAEELRSRLPDGR